In Mastigocladopsis repens PCC 10914, a single window of DNA contains:
- a CDS encoding 3-isopropylmalate dehydratase large subunit, which produces MGMTLVEKILAKASGRSMVEPGENIWVNVDVLMTHDVCGPGTIGVFKREFGADAKVWDSEKIVLIPDHYIFTADERANRNVDILRDFAKEQGIKYFYDITDRANFKANPEYKGVCHIALAQEGHTRPGEVLFGTDSHTCNAGAFGQFATGIGNTDAGFIMGTGKLLIKVPATMRFVLDGEMPPYLLAKDLILQIIGDISVAGATYRTMEFTGVAVERMTMEERMTLCNMVIEAGGKNGTIAPDETTFEYLRGRTNKPFEPVYTDSDANFYSEHRYDVSKLEPVVAKPHSPDNRALARECRDVKINRVYIGSCTGGKTEDFFHAAQVLKGRKVKVPTYIVPATQKVYEDLFKLKYEEQTLSEIFLDAGCIEPAAPSCAACLGGPKDTFGRMNEPEICVSTTNRNFPGRMGHKEAGIYLASPYTAAASALTGYVTDPREFLS; this is translated from the coding sequence ATGGGCATGACCCTCGTAGAAAAAATTTTGGCAAAAGCCTCCGGTCGGTCGATGGTCGAACCAGGGGAAAATATCTGGGTTAATGTTGATGTTTTGATGACACACGATGTTTGTGGACCGGGAACCATCGGCGTTTTCAAACGCGAGTTTGGTGCTGATGCCAAAGTCTGGGACTCCGAAAAAATCGTGTTAATTCCCGACCATTATATTTTCACTGCCGATGAACGAGCTAACCGCAACGTTGATATCTTACGTGATTTTGCTAAAGAACAAGGTATAAAATACTTTTACGATATTACTGACCGCGCCAACTTTAAAGCCAACCCAGAGTATAAAGGTGTTTGCCACATCGCCTTAGCCCAAGAAGGTCACACCCGCCCAGGTGAAGTCTTATTTGGTACTGACTCCCACACTTGTAACGCTGGCGCTTTCGGTCAATTTGCCACAGGTATCGGTAACACAGACGCTGGCTTCATCATGGGAACTGGCAAGCTATTAATTAAAGTTCCCGCCACCATGCGCTTTGTGTTGGATGGCGAAATGCCTCCTTACCTGTTGGCAAAAGACCTGATTTTGCAAATTATTGGCGATATCAGCGTCGCTGGGGCAACCTATCGGACAATGGAATTTACAGGCGTTGCCGTCGAACGAATGACGATGGAAGAACGGATGACCCTGTGCAACATGGTCATTGAAGCTGGCGGCAAAAATGGTACTATTGCTCCTGATGAAACCACATTTGAGTATTTAAGAGGACGTACCAACAAACCTTTTGAGCCAGTATACACAGACTCCGATGCCAACTTCTACAGCGAGCATCGCTATGATGTCTCCAAATTAGAACCAGTTGTTGCCAAACCCCACTCCCCCGATAATCGCGCTTTAGCACGAGAATGTAGAGATGTCAAGATTAACCGAGTTTATATAGGTTCCTGCACAGGCGGCAAAACAGAGGACTTTTTCCATGCAGCACAAGTTCTTAAAGGTCGCAAGGTGAAGGTTCCTACCTACATAGTCCCTGCTACCCAAAAAGTCTACGAAGACCTGTTTAAACTCAAGTACGAAGAGCAAACCCTCTCGGAAATTTTCTTAGACGCTGGTTGCATTGAACCTGCCGCGCCTTCCTGCGCCGCTTGCTTAGGTGGTCCTAAAGACACTTTTGGGCGGATGAATGAGCCAGAAATCTGCGTTTCCACCACGAACCGCAACTTCCCCGGACGGATGGGGCATAAAGAAGCGGGAATTTATCTCGCTTCCCCCTATACCGCCGCAGCTTCCGCACTCACTGGGTATGTGACAGATCCGCGTGAGTTTTTGAGTTAA
- a CDS encoding DUF6888 family protein, translating to MEPTSEQLKAFYSRCVRISNLLQPIELVRYDSRTRRIVILAGATIEIEILENGEVIIG from the coding sequence ATGGAACCAACATCAGAACAGTTAAAAGCTTTTTACAGTAGGTGTGTGAGAATTAGCAACTTGTTACAACCAATTGAACTAGTACGCTATGACAGCCGTACTAGACGCATTGTTATTCTTGCAGGTGCAACAATTGAGATAGAGATTCTTGAGAATGGTGAGGTGATAATCGGATGA
- a CDS encoding glutathione S-transferase family protein, with amino-acid sequence MRKLYDFTLSGNCHKVRLMLSILNLEYESILVHLREFEQKSPEYLKLNPLGQVPVLVDGDTVIRDAQAILVYLARHYSKEDWLPTEAEAMSKVMQWLFTAACDIQQGIVATRAYHLFGRQVDIELATQKAHDTLKSINEHLVGKQWLELERPSIADIACFPYIGLVGDAKISLLDYPNVAAWIERVKQLPGYVGMPGL; translated from the coding sequence ATGCGAAAGCTTTATGATTTCACGCTATCTGGCAACTGTCACAAAGTTCGGCTTATGCTGTCAATACTTAACCTTGAGTATGAATCAATACTAGTACATCTCAGGGAATTTGAGCAAAAGTCGCCAGAATATCTAAAGCTTAATCCATTGGGTCAAGTTCCAGTGCTAGTTGATGGAGACACTGTAATTCGGGATGCTCAAGCAATCTTAGTATATTTGGCACGCCACTATAGCAAAGAAGATTGGCTACCTACTGAAGCGGAAGCCATGAGTAAAGTTATGCAATGGCTATTCACCGCAGCCTGTGATATTCAACAGGGAATTGTCGCTACAAGGGCTTATCACCTCTTTGGTAGACAGGTTGATATCGAATTAGCGACACAGAAAGCGCACGACACTCTCAAAAGCATCAACGAACACTTAGTAGGAAAACAGTGGCTGGAACTTGAGCGTCCCTCCATAGCAGATATCGCCTGTTTCCCCTACATTGGACTAGTCGGCGATGCGAAAATTTCGCTCCTTGATTACCCGAATGTCGCCGCTTGGATTGAGCGCGTGAAGCAATTACCTGGGTATGTTGGAATGCCCGGTTTATAG
- the hpf gene encoding ribosome hibernation-promoting factor, HPF/YfiA family: MKLVIHGKNIDITDAIRDYVHQKIEKAVNHYQNITNEVDVHLSVARNPRINPKQAAEVTIYANGSVIRAEESSENLYASIDLVADKIARRLRKYKERRQDKKTHAQETIEGIVQPTVVTDLIGDRTPELPEEVVRCKYFAMPPMTMAEALEHLQLVGHDFYMFLNAETGEINVIYERNHGGYGVIQPRHPNGHTNGKNGKTANGYVPMPEKSFQNKV, translated from the coding sequence ATGAAGCTTGTCATCCACGGCAAAAATATTGACATCACTGACGCAATTAGGGATTACGTGCATCAAAAGATTGAAAAAGCAGTAAATCATTATCAAAACATCACAAATGAAGTGGATGTGCATCTAAGCGTAGCTAGGAATCCCCGAATTAATCCCAAGCAGGCGGCTGAAGTCACTATTTATGCCAATGGCAGTGTCATCCGCGCGGAAGAGAGTAGCGAGAACCTATACGCAAGCATAGACTTGGTGGCAGACAAAATTGCCCGTCGGCTGCGTAAATATAAAGAACGGCGTCAAGACAAGAAAACACACGCCCAAGAGACAATCGAAGGAATTGTCCAACCGACAGTCGTGACAGATTTAATTGGCGATCGCACTCCGGAACTGCCTGAAGAAGTTGTCCGCTGCAAATATTTTGCTATGCCACCCATGACTATGGCAGAAGCTTTAGAACATCTGCAATTGGTGGGACACGACTTTTATATGTTCCTCAATGCTGAAACAGGCGAAATCAATGTCATTTACGAACGTAATCACGGCGGTTATGGTGTGATTCAACCTCGTCATCCCAATGGTCATACAAACGGCAAGAATGGCAAAACAGCCAATGGTTATGTTCCAATGCCGGAGAAGTCTTTCCAGAATAAGGTGTAG
- the leuS gene encoding leucine--tRNA ligase: MESRYNPAAIEEKWQKTWTEQGLDKTVTDSSQPKYYALSMFPYPSGSLHMGHVRNYTITDVIARLKRMQGYRVLHPMGWDAFGLPAENAAIDRGVPPSKWTYENIAQMRQQLKRLGFSIDWDCEVATCSPDYYKWTQWIFLQFFKAGLAYQREAAVNWDPVDQTVVANEQVDSEGRSWRSGAKVERKLLRQWFFKITDYAEELLNDLDKLTGWPERVKLMQANWIGKSTGAYLEFPVVGMEEKIGVYTTRPDTVYGVSYVVLAPEHPLTKRVTTPEREAAVEAFIQEVSNQSELERTAEDKPKRGIPTGGKAINPFTGEEIPIWIADYVLYEYGTGAVMGVPAHDARDFKFAKEQNLPIKVVIVPPDNVEKLHATSLQQAYTEPGIVMNSGQFDGMASTDAKQAIVEYAEKQGFGKARVQYRLRDWLISRQRYWGAPIPVIRCPNCGVVPVPDEDLPVQLPENVQFSGRGPSPLAKLENWVNVPCPTCGTGAKRETDTMDTFIDSSWYFLRFTDAKNEQQVFNPAKTNDWMPVDQYVGGIEHAILHLLYSRFFTKVLRDRGLLNFDEPFQRLLTQGMVQGLTYMNPNKSGKDKWIPSYLVTNPDEPRDPQTGEVLQRLYATMSKSKGNGVAPEDVIKKYGVDTARMFILFKAPPEKDLEWDEADVEGQFRFLNRVWRLVTDFAAQPRVARNQQGQLNKAQKDLRRAVHIAIKEVTEDVEGEYQFNTAVSELMKLSNALAEASCKDSAIYVEGIRTLVVLLAPLAPHIAEELWHQLGNSESVHKQAWPKYNESALVADEITLVIQVNGKKRADLQVPAQADKAELERYARESEVAQRHLEGKEIKKVIVVPGKLVNFVVG; the protein is encoded by the coding sequence GTGGAGTCCCGATACAACCCAGCAGCAATTGAGGAAAAATGGCAAAAAACATGGACTGAACAAGGCCTAGATAAAACTGTTACAGATAGCAGTCAGCCAAAATACTACGCCTTGTCCATGTTCCCCTATCCTTCGGGCAGCCTGCACATGGGTCACGTCCGTAATTATACGATTACTGATGTGATTGCCCGCCTCAAACGGATGCAAGGGTATCGGGTACTGCATCCTATGGGTTGGGATGCCTTTGGCTTACCGGCAGAAAACGCCGCAATTGACCGAGGCGTTCCGCCATCGAAGTGGACTTATGAAAATATCGCCCAGATGCGGCAGCAATTAAAGCGTCTTGGCTTTTCTATCGATTGGGATTGCGAAGTTGCCACGTGTTCGCCAGACTATTACAAGTGGACGCAGTGGATTTTCTTACAGTTTTTTAAAGCGGGGTTAGCTTACCAAAGAGAAGCTGCTGTGAACTGGGACCCTGTTGACCAAACTGTCGTGGCAAATGAGCAAGTTGATAGCGAAGGACGTTCTTGGCGCAGTGGTGCTAAAGTTGAACGTAAACTCCTGCGGCAGTGGTTCTTTAAAATTACCGACTATGCCGAAGAATTATTGAATGACCTCGACAAGTTAACAGGTTGGCCTGAACGCGTCAAGTTGATGCAGGCAAACTGGATTGGTAAATCAACAGGGGCGTACTTGGAATTCCCTGTTGTTGGGATGGAAGAAAAAATTGGCGTGTACACCACTCGCCCAGATACGGTTTATGGCGTTAGCTACGTCGTGTTAGCGCCAGAACATCCCTTGACAAAGCGCGTCACGACACCAGAACGGGAAGCAGCGGTGGAAGCTTTTATTCAAGAGGTTTCCAATCAAAGCGAGTTGGAACGTACCGCTGAAGATAAACCCAAACGTGGTATCCCGACTGGCGGTAAGGCAATTAACCCGTTTACTGGAGAAGAAATTCCCATCTGGATTGCTGATTACGTCCTGTATGAATACGGTACGGGTGCGGTGATGGGGGTTCCGGCACATGACGCACGGGATTTTAAGTTTGCCAAGGAACAGAATCTGCCTATTAAAGTCGTGATTGTGCCACCCGATAATGTAGAGAAGTTGCATGCAACTTCTCTACAACAGGCATACACAGAACCGGGAATTGTGATGAATTCCGGTCAATTCGATGGAATGGCTTCCACAGATGCCAAGCAAGCCATAGTAGAATATGCTGAAAAACAAGGTTTTGGTAAAGCGCGGGTACAGTATCGCTTGCGGGATTGGTTGATTTCGCGGCAAAGATACTGGGGCGCGCCCATCCCAGTGATTCGCTGCCCTAACTGTGGCGTGGTGCCAGTTCCAGACGAAGATTTGCCTGTGCAGTTGCCCGAAAATGTCCAATTCAGCGGACGTGGACCTTCGCCTTTGGCTAAGTTGGAAAACTGGGTGAATGTTCCTTGCCCAACTTGCGGCACTGGGGCAAAGCGGGAAACCGATACGATGGACACCTTTATTGATTCCTCGTGGTATTTCTTGCGCTTTACCGATGCTAAGAATGAGCAACAAGTTTTTAACCCTGCGAAAACAAATGACTGGATGCCAGTGGATCAGTACGTGGGTGGGATTGAACACGCGATTTTACACTTGTTGTATTCCCGGTTCTTTACTAAGGTACTGCGCGATCGCGGTTTGTTAAATTTTGACGAACCTTTCCAACGCCTGTTGACTCAGGGAATGGTGCAGGGTTTAACTTATATGAATCCTAACAAGTCTGGAAAAGATAAATGGATTCCTTCCTATCTCGTCACCAATCCAGATGAGCCTCGCGATCCGCAAACAGGTGAAGTGTTGCAACGCCTTTACGCTACCATGTCTAAGTCTAAGGGCAACGGTGTCGCGCCAGAAGATGTGATTAAGAAATACGGTGTAGACACTGCCCGGATGTTCATCCTGTTCAAAGCGCCGCCAGAAAAAGACCTCGAATGGGATGAGGCTGACGTAGAAGGGCAATTCCGCTTCTTAAACCGCGTTTGGCGATTGGTGACAGATTTCGCTGCCCAGCCAAGAGTAGCCCGCAATCAGCAAGGACAACTGAATAAAGCGCAAAAAGACTTGCGTCGGGCGGTTCATATTGCTATCAAAGAAGTCACAGAAGACGTAGAAGGCGAATATCAATTCAACACGGCTGTGTCTGAATTGATGAAGTTGAGTAACGCCTTGGCTGAAGCTAGCTGCAAAGATTCAGCGATTTATGTAGAAGGCATTCGCACTTTGGTAGTGTTGCTGGCACCTTTGGCACCTCACATTGCTGAAGAATTGTGGCATCAATTGGGTAACAGCGAATCAGTCCACAAACAAGCTTGGCCTAAGTATAATGAATCTGCTTTGGTCGCTGATGAAATCACTTTGGTGATTCAAGTCAACGGCAAAAAACGTGCGGATCTTCAAGTGCCGGCACAAGCAGATAAAGCAGAGTTGGAAAGGTATGCCCGTGAGTCAGAAGTTGCCCAGCGCCACCTTGAAGGCAAGGAAATTAAAAAGGTGATTGTGGTTCCAGGGAAGTTAGTGAATTTTGTGGTTGGTTAA
- a CDS encoding DUF6887 family protein: MSQYEEMTDQELREYVKRNPQDEDAFQYYLSRIRSRPGRVVVSTGEQFEAELRKRIGKAS; the protein is encoded by the coding sequence ATGAGCCAGTATGAAGAAATGACAGACCAAGAATTACGCGAATATGTAAAACGTAATCCACAAGATGAAGACGCTTTTCAGTACTATCTCAGTAGAATACGTTCACGTCCCGGTCGAGTAGTAGTATCTACAGGTGAACAATTTGAGGCTGAACTACGTAAACGCATTGGAAAAGCAAGTTAA
- a CDS encoding acyltransferase family protein, with translation MGRLTSLDVFRGITIAAMILVNMASLADKNAYPPLLHADWHGCTPTDLVFPFFLFIIGVAMTFSLSKYTNDNKPTAPVYLRILRRAAILFALGLLLNGFWNKGLWTFDLSTIRFMGVLQRISLVYLLASVAVLHLPRKGQWILAGLLLIGYWLAMMYVPVPGYGAGVLTRDGNLGAYIDRLIIPQAHLYKGDGFNNLGDPEGLFSTIPAVVSVLAGYFAGQCIRTQPVKSSTSIGLVLFGIGCLIIGWAWGWTFPINKKLWTSSYVLFASGWALLLLAACYELIEVRRVRRWSKPFEVMGLNAISLFVASVLLIKILVRTKVGSGENAPSTYNWIYQNLFASWAGAVNGSLFFAIVNVLLWLAVAYVMYQRRWFFKV, from the coding sequence ATGGGTCGTCTCACTTCACTTGATGTTTTTCGCGGCATTACCATTGCTGCGATGATTCTCGTCAATATGGCGAGTCTTGCTGACAAGAATGCCTATCCCCCTCTACTCCATGCAGATTGGCACGGCTGCACCCCAACAGACTTAGTCTTTCCTTTCTTTCTGTTTATTATCGGTGTGGCAATGACTTTCTCCTTGTCAAAGTACACCAACGACAACAAACCCACAGCACCTGTTTACTTACGTATTTTGCGCCGTGCCGCAATTTTATTTGCTTTAGGGTTATTACTTAATGGCTTTTGGAATAAAGGTCTTTGGACTTTTGATTTGAGTACTATCCGCTTTATGGGAGTGTTGCAACGCATTAGCCTAGTATACCTGCTTGCCTCCGTTGCAGTCCTTCACCTTCCCCGTAAAGGACAATGGATACTGGCAGGGCTATTACTCATCGGCTACTGGTTAGCAATGATGTATGTCCCGGTTCCTGGTTATGGCGCTGGAGTGCTGACGCGAGACGGAAATTTAGGTGCTTATATAGACCGCTTGATCATTCCTCAAGCACATCTTTATAAAGGTGATGGATTCAATAATCTGGGAGATCCAGAGGGACTTTTTAGCACCATTCCTGCTGTTGTTAGTGTACTGGCGGGCTATTTTGCCGGACAATGTATACGCACTCAGCCAGTCAAATCTAGTACAAGCATAGGTTTAGTATTATTTGGCATTGGTTGCTTAATTATCGGTTGGGCGTGGGGCTGGACGTTCCCAATTAACAAAAAGCTGTGGACGAGTTCTTATGTACTTTTCGCTAGTGGTTGGGCATTATTGTTACTTGCAGCTTGTTATGAACTTATTGAAGTGCGACGGGTGCGGCGTTGGAGTAAACCTTTTGAAGTGATGGGATTAAATGCCATCTCCCTTTTCGTTGCTTCTGTACTGCTGATTAAAATTTTGGTGAGAACTAAAGTCGGGTCTGGGGAAAATGCTCCCAGCACCTACAATTGGATATATCAAAATCTGTTTGCATCTTGGGCTGGTGCGGTGAACGGTTCTTTATTTTTCGCAATTGTGAATGTGTTACTCTGGCTAGCAGTCGCTTATGTGATGTATCAACGGCGATGGTTTTTTAAAGTGTAA
- a CDS encoding DUF4336 domain-containing protein produces MNSQEHHSRVQPQENPKDWSWLFWPAVPLYPYNKRRTLRREIVKDTIWTFDQLQGILYTIVPIRMTVVKLVAGGLLVYAPVAPTTECVRLVNELVAVHGDVKYIILPTSSGLEHKVFVGPFARRFPSAQVFVAPHQWSFPFNLPLSWLGFPQKRTSLLPEDSAQAPFADEFDYAVLDINLGRGSFVEVAMFHKRSRTLLVTDSVLSVPEEPPTIVQLDPYPLLFHARENGSEVIEDNEANRRKGWQRISLFAIYFRPSALEMAGLGQGFRDVLKAPDRSPKAYFGLFPFRWKENWKESFDALRGNGRPFVAPILQTLILPQAPTQVLNWADKVATWDFGQIISCHFDSLIETDSDQFRQAFAFLENKLSVSEKQSASPSQPLPTEDLKFITELEANLVRRGIATPPKEKV; encoded by the coding sequence ATGAACTCACAGGAACATCACTCAAGGGTACAGCCACAGGAGAATCCAAAAGATTGGTCATGGTTATTCTGGCCTGCTGTACCACTCTACCCTTACAACAAGCGACGGACACTTCGCAGGGAAATAGTTAAGGACACTATCTGGACATTCGACCAGCTTCAGGGCATTCTCTACACCATCGTGCCAATTCGTATGACCGTCGTCAAGCTCGTTGCAGGGGGTCTTCTGGTCTATGCACCCGTTGCTCCGACGACCGAGTGTGTCCGCTTAGTGAACGAATTGGTGGCTGTTCACGGTGACGTTAAGTACATTATCCTGCCAACCAGTTCTGGTCTGGAGCATAAGGTCTTCGTTGGTCCCTTCGCCAGACGCTTTCCAAGCGCACAGGTTTTCGTTGCTCCGCACCAGTGGAGTTTCCCATTCAACCTACCGCTGAGTTGGCTTGGCTTTCCTCAAAAACGGACTTCATTGCTGCCAGAGGACAGCGCCCAAGCTCCTTTTGCTGATGAGTTTGACTATGCAGTGCTGGACATCAACCTGGGACGGGGTTCTTTTGTAGAAGTTGCAATGTTTCACAAGCGATCGCGCACTTTACTTGTGACAGATTCTGTGCTAAGTGTGCCAGAAGAACCACCGACGATCGTCCAATTAGATCCATACCCCTTGCTGTTTCATGCCAGGGAGAATGGTTCCGAGGTCATCGAAGACAATGAAGCAAACCGTCGTAAGGGATGGCAACGCATTTCGTTATTTGCGATTTACTTCCGTCCAAGTGCGCTGGAAATGGCTGGACTGGGGCAAGGGTTTCGCGATGTTCTGAAAGCACCGGATCGTTCACCAAAAGCGTACTTTGGTTTATTTCCGTTTCGATGGAAAGAGAACTGGAAGGAGTCATTCGATGCCCTACGAGGAAATGGGCGTCCATTTGTCGCACCGATTCTCCAAACCCTGATTCTTCCTCAAGCACCAACACAAGTGCTCAACTGGGCTGACAAGGTTGCGACTTGGGATTTTGGGCAGATTATTTCCTGTCACTTTGACTCGCTAATTGAGACAGATTCGGATCAATTCCGGCAGGCATTTGCTTTCCTTGAGAACAAACTTTCCGTGAGTGAGAAGCAATCTGCAAGCCCAAGCCAACCGCTACCAACGGAAGACTTGAAATTTATCACAGAACTGGAGGCGAATCTAGTCCGGCGCGGTATCGCCACACCACCGAAGGAGAAGGTCTAA
- the lipB gene encoding lipoyl(octanoyl) transferase LipB translates to MSLHQRRCLLHNLELKPYTDALMWQRTLLGDRINDPSLEDILILLEHPPVYTLGQGASSEFLKFDHTNSIYEVHRVERGGEVTYHCPGQLVGYPILNLQRYRKDLHWYLRQLEEVLIRTLKAYGLQGERNPGFTGVWLEGRKVAAIGIKVSRWITMHGFALNVCPDMIGFERIVPCGITDKPVGSLAQWIPDITCLEVRSHVAQCFAEVFDVELVTDGAVNS, encoded by the coding sequence ATGTCTTTACATCAGCGCCGATGTTTGTTACATAACCTAGAATTGAAACCATACACAGATGCGCTTATGTGGCAGCGCACTCTCCTAGGCGATCGCATCAACGACCCTAGCCTAGAGGACATACTGATATTGTTAGAACATCCGCCTGTCTACACTTTGGGACAAGGAGCAAGTTCAGAATTTCTGAAATTTGACCATACTAACTCCATCTATGAAGTACATCGAGTTGAACGAGGCGGGGAAGTCACATACCATTGTCCTGGTCAACTGGTTGGGTATCCAATTTTAAATTTGCAACGTTACCGTAAAGACCTCCACTGGTACTTGCGTCAATTAGAAGAAGTATTAATTCGTACACTAAAAGCTTACGGATTACAGGGAGAACGCAACCCTGGTTTCACGGGTGTTTGGTTAGAAGGGCGTAAAGTCGCTGCGATCGGGATTAAAGTCAGCCGTTGGATTACCATGCACGGCTTTGCATTAAATGTCTGTCCTGACATGATAGGATTTGAGCGTATTGTACCCTGTGGTATTACTGATAAGCCTGTAGGCAGTTTAGCTCAATGGATTCCTGACATCACTTGCTTAGAAGTACGCTCTCATGTAGCACAGTGCTTTGCAGAAGTTTTTGATGTCGAACTGGTAACTGATGGTGCTGTTAATAGTTGA
- a CDS encoding LysR family transcriptional regulator codes for MDIYQIRYFLGIVETGGFTKAAERLMVSQPSLSAGIKKLEQELGVTLFERGGRRAVLTPAGQFFFKKAQMILIEYQSVLKELKGFQTRPILRLGLLRTIRIGSFAKLIGEFRQQYPNVVIELLDGNQLELHQRLEEGEVDLLMAELDGTESPENSLVLFRQRVSLAVANSHSFAQRKSIRLCELNGQPYIDRIHCRLQPKTKQICESFGINRQIVYRAESDDWVISLVAAGLGVTIMSEWHNLPGITFVPISDWTFERAIGLVWRVRSERELINCFCSFATSHDWN; via the coding sequence ATGGATATTTACCAAATCCGATATTTTCTTGGAATTGTGGAAACTGGAGGTTTCACAAAAGCCGCTGAACGTCTCATGGTTTCGCAACCTTCTTTGTCTGCTGGTATCAAAAAACTAGAGCAAGAATTGGGTGTGACACTGTTTGAGCGCGGTGGACGTAGGGCTGTGCTAACGCCAGCAGGGCAATTTTTCTTTAAAAAAGCCCAAATGATTTTGATAGAGTATCAGTCTGTACTCAAAGAATTGAAAGGCTTTCAAACTCGACCTATTTTGCGATTGGGTTTACTACGAACAATTAGGATTGGTAGTTTTGCTAAGTTAATTGGAGAGTTTCGGCAACAGTATCCGAATGTAGTCATTGAATTGCTTGATGGTAATCAACTTGAGCTTCACCAAAGGTTGGAGGAGGGAGAAGTTGATTTGCTGATGGCGGAATTGGATGGAACAGAATCGCCAGAAAATTCGCTTGTTTTGTTCCGTCAGCGTGTATCTCTTGCCGTTGCTAACTCGCATTCCTTTGCCCAACGAAAGTCGATTCGTCTTTGCGAGCTAAATGGACAACCTTATATTGACCGGATACATTGTAGATTGCAGCCGAAAACTAAACAAATATGTGAATCATTTGGGATTAATCGGCAAATCGTCTACCGCGCAGAAAGTGATGACTGGGTTATTTCACTAGTTGCGGCTGGATTGGGAGTCACAATTATGTCTGAATGGCACAATTTGCCGGGAATTACCTTTGTGCCAATATCTGATTGGACATTTGAACGAGCTATTGGTTTAGTCTGGAGAGTTCGATCTGAGCGCGAACTGATTAATTGCTTCTGCAGTTTTGCCACCAGTCATGATTGGAATTGA
- a CDS encoding gluconokinase, translating to MIILVMGVSGSGKSTIGQLLADSLHWEFSDADSFHSAENIEKMRHGIPLNDLDRMPWLLALQQAIQQWLQENKNMVLACSALKASYRQVLVLDEERVKLVYLKGAFELIQKRLQMRQSHFMSKKLLKSQFDALEEPSGAITADIFAPPEVVVQQIRTALGI from the coding sequence ATGATTATTCTCGTAATGGGTGTCTCTGGTTCTGGCAAGTCTACCATCGGGCAACTGTTGGCGGACTCTTTGCACTGGGAATTCTCTGATGCTGACTCTTTCCACTCAGCAGAGAATATTGAAAAGATGCGGCACGGTATTCCCCTAAATGATTTAGATAGGATGCCTTGGCTACTGGCGTTGCAACAGGCAATACAACAGTGGTTGCAAGAGAATAAAAATATGGTATTGGCGTGTTCTGCACTCAAAGCCAGCTATCGCCAGGTTCTGGTTTTGGATGAGGAACGAGTCAAGCTGGTTTACTTGAAGGGAGCATTTGAGTTAATTCAAAAGCGGCTGCAAATGCGTCAGAGCCACTTCATGTCCAAAAAACTTCTTAAAAGTCAGTTTGATGCCCTTGAGGAGCCATCTGGTGCAATTACAGCGGATATTTTCGCTCCACCGGAGGTTGTTGTGCAGCAGATTAGAACAGCTTTGGGGATTTAG
- a CDS encoding peroxiredoxin — MPVKVGDTAPDFTLPSQNGTSVSLNNFRGKPVVLYFYPKDDTPGCTTESCAFRDQYEVFKTAGAEVIGVSGDSPESHQKFAAKYQLPFPLLSDKGDQVRKQYGATAAFGLFPGRVTYVIDSQGTVRYVFDSMFNFKGHVEEALKTLQQLQTA, encoded by the coding sequence ATGCCAGTCAAAGTAGGAGACACAGCCCCCGATTTCACATTACCTTCCCAAAATGGTACATCAGTAAGCCTCAATAATTTTCGCGGCAAACCGGTCGTCCTGTACTTTTACCCCAAAGACGACACACCAGGATGTACAACTGAATCTTGTGCCTTTCGCGACCAATACGAGGTTTTTAAAACAGCAGGTGCAGAAGTTATCGGTGTGAGTGGCGACTCACCCGAATCTCACCAGAAATTTGCCGCCAAGTACCAGTTGCCTTTTCCTCTTTTAAGCGATAAAGGCGACCAAGTGCGGAAGCAATACGGCGCAACAGCAGCCTTTGGTTTGTTCCCTGGTCGTGTGACTTATGTCATTGACTCACAGGGAACTGTGCGGTATGTCTTCGACTCAATGTTTAACTTCAAAGGTCACGTTGAGGAAGCACTCAAAACGTTGCAACAACTGCAAACAGCCTAA